A single region of the Stenotrophomonas sp. Marseille-Q4652 genome encodes:
- the rimK gene encoding 30S ribosomal protein S6--L-glutamate ligase: MKLAILSRNSKLYSTRRLVEAGRERGHTVRVLDPLRCYMRIAADGFSMHYKGRPLTGVDVVIPRIGASITRYGTAVLRQFEMMGAYSPNPSDAILRARDKLRAHQILAAKGIDMPVTVFGDNPDDTDDLLSMLGPAPHVLKLNEGTQGRGVILTEKTSASRGIVEALRGLYANFLMQEFIGEAQGADLRCLVVGDHVVASMRRQAPEGDFRSNLHAGGTASPAQASRAEQQVAVRSAKALGLGVAGVDLIRSDRGPLVLEVNSTPGLEGVEAVCGQDIAGRIIDHVVARRARMKAA; this comes from the coding sequence ATGAAGCTGGCCATCCTCTCGCGCAACAGCAAGCTGTACTCCACCCGCCGGCTGGTCGAAGCCGGGCGCGAACGGGGCCACACGGTCCGGGTGCTGGATCCGCTGCGCTGTTACATGCGCATCGCCGCCGACGGTTTCAGCATGCACTACAAGGGCCGGCCGCTCACCGGCGTGGACGTGGTGATCCCGCGCATCGGCGCATCGATCACCCGCTACGGCACCGCGGTGCTGCGGCAGTTCGAGATGATGGGGGCCTACAGCCCCAATCCTTCCGATGCGATCCTGCGCGCGCGCGACAAGCTGCGTGCCCACCAGATCCTGGCGGCCAAGGGCATCGACATGCCGGTGACCGTGTTCGGCGACAACCCCGACGACACCGATGACCTGCTGTCGATGCTAGGCCCGGCCCCGCACGTGCTGAAGTTGAACGAGGGCACCCAGGGCAGGGGCGTGATCCTGACCGAGAAGACCAGCGCCTCGCGCGGCATCGTCGAGGCCCTGCGCGGGCTGTACGCCAACTTCCTGATGCAGGAATTCATCGGCGAGGCCCAGGGCGCCGACCTGCGTTGCCTGGTGGTCGGCGACCACGTGGTGGCGAGTATGCGCCGGCAGGCGCCGGAGGGGGACTTCCGCTCCAACCTGCATGCCGGAGGCACTGCGTCACCGGCCCAGGCCTCGCGCGCCGAACAGCAGGTGGCCGTGCGCTCGGCCAAGGCGCTGGGGCTGGGCGTGGCCGGCGTGGACCTGATCCGCTCCGACCGCGGCCCGCTGGTGCTGGAGGTCAATTCCACCCCCGGCCTGGAAGGGGTGGAGGCAGTTTGCGGGCAGGACATCGCCGGGCGGATCATCGACCATGTCGTGGCCCGCCGGGCGCGTATGAAGGCCGCGTGA
- the thiS gene encoding sulfur carrier protein ThiS, with the protein MDITLNGEARHIPEATTITTLLELEGLGARRVAVEVNGEIVPRTRHAQHPLADGDVVEIVHALGGG; encoded by the coding sequence ATGGACATCACCCTCAACGGCGAAGCCCGCCACATTCCCGAAGCCACCACCATCACCACCCTGCTCGAACTCGAGGGCCTGGGCGCGCGCCGCGTCGCGGTCGAGGTCAACGGCGAGATCGTTCCGCGTACCCGCCACGCCCAGCATCCGCTGGCCGACGGCGACGTGGTAGAGATCGTGCACGCGCTCGGCGGCGGCTGA
- the trmB gene encoding tRNA (guanosine(46)-N7)-methyltransferase TrmB produces the protein MTNPFDSAGAKAPPKPFTVEEGHRAVRSFVLRQGRFTPAQQRAFDEAWPHFGIDYTGQLRDYNAMFGRDAPKVMEIGTGNGAALRFAAGFDTSRDYIGLEVHAPGVGRLLNDLRADGATNARVYHHDAVEVLKNEVPDGFLDEVRIFFPDPWHKKRHNKRRLVQPEFASLLVRKIRPGGRLHLATDWEPYAEHMWDVLDATEGLVNRAGPRGAVPRPEWRPQTHFETRGQKLGHGVWDLLYDRS, from the coding sequence ATGACCAATCCGTTCGACAGCGCCGGCGCCAAGGCGCCGCCCAAGCCGTTCACCGTCGAGGAAGGCCACCGCGCCGTGCGCAGCTTCGTGCTGCGCCAGGGCCGCTTCACCCCGGCCCAGCAGCGCGCCTTCGACGAAGCGTGGCCGCATTTCGGCATCGACTACACCGGCCAGCTGCGCGACTACAACGCGATGTTCGGCCGCGACGCCCCCAAGGTGATGGAAATCGGCACCGGCAATGGCGCCGCGCTGCGCTTTGCCGCCGGCTTTGACACCAGCCGCGACTACATCGGCCTGGAAGTGCATGCGCCCGGCGTCGGCCGCCTGCTCAACGACCTCAGGGCCGATGGCGCGACCAACGCCAGGGTCTACCACCACGATGCGGTGGAGGTGCTCAAGAACGAGGTGCCCGACGGCTTCCTCGACGAGGTGCGCATCTTCTTCCCCGACCCGTGGCACAAGAAGCGCCACAACAAGCGCCGCCTGGTGCAGCCGGAGTTCGCCAGCCTGCTGGTGCGCAAGATCCGCCCCGGCGGGCGGCTGCACCTGGCCACCGACTGGGAACCGTACGCCGAGCACATGTGGGACGTGCTCGATGCCACCGAAGGTCTGGTCAACCGGGCCGGTCCACGGGGCGCGGTGCCGAGGCCGGAGTGGCGGCCGCAGACCCACTTCGAGACCCGCGGCCAGAAGCTCGGCCACGGCGTCTGGGACCTGCTGTACGACCGCAGCTGA
- a CDS encoding Rieske (2Fe-2S) protein yields MSDVAIPSSPLARLADIPSEGFAEAEVVLDGDAESLVLYRDGEEVRAWLNICPHAGRRLDWAPGQFLKSREGHLVCAAHGASFALSDGTCVAGPCRGDTLRAVAVQVRDGEVYLA; encoded by the coding sequence ATGTCCGACGTCGCGATCCCGTCCTCCCCGCTTGCCCGCCTTGCCGACATTCCGTCGGAGGGGTTTGCCGAAGCCGAGGTCGTGCTCGATGGCGACGCCGAATCGCTGGTGCTGTACCGCGACGGCGAGGAGGTGCGGGCCTGGCTGAACATCTGTCCGCATGCGGGGCGCCGGCTGGACTGGGCGCCGGGCCAGTTCCTCAAGAGCCGCGAAGGCCATCTGGTGTGCGCCGCCCATGGCGCGTCGTTCGCCCTGTCCGACGGGACCTGCGTGGCCGGTCCGTGCCGCGGCGACACCCTGCGTGCGGTGGCGGTGCAGGTGCGCGACGGCGAGGTCTACCTCGCCTGA
- a CDS encoding M28 family peptidase, which yields MRRRVLAFASTLALLASPAFAAPTTLPPASLATAAQLREQALADDTGWKVVESLTTEVGPRVAGSEADARAVEWAKAKFKQLGFDKVWTEPVTFPKWERRSERAEVLGAHAQPLTITALGGSPGGTVEGEVVRFADLAALQAAPEGSLKGKIAFVDYQMTASRDGRDYGNGGAVRSKGPSEAIRKGAVGFVMRSAGTDSHRVPHTGITRFDEGLTPVPSAALSVPDANQLARLVARGSTRIRLALDCGWNGEYTSQNVIGEITGRTLPKEVVVIGGHLDSWDLGTGAIDDAAGVGITMAAGHLIGKLKQAPRRTIRVIAFANEEQGLHGGKAYANARAAAGEVALTQIAAESDFGAGRIYAFNTGSPNPADSREATRQIAEALKPLGIEYAPNDGGPGPDVSPLAAKGGAWAWLAQDGSDYFDLHHTADDTLDKIDPAALAQNVAAYTVFAWLAAEADGNFGSEAKDVTPPSE from the coding sequence ATGCGTCGTCGTGTCCTTGCCTTCGCCTCCACCCTCGCCCTGCTGGCCAGCCCGGCCTTCGCCGCGCCCACCACGCTGCCGCCGGCCTCGCTGGCCACCGCCGCACAGCTGCGCGAACAGGCGCTGGCCGATGACACCGGCTGGAAGGTGGTGGAATCGCTGACCACCGAGGTTGGCCCACGCGTGGCCGGCAGCGAAGCCGATGCCCGCGCGGTGGAATGGGCCAAGGCCAAGTTCAAGCAGCTGGGCTTTGACAAGGTATGGACCGAGCCGGTGACCTTCCCCAAGTGGGAGCGCCGCAGCGAGCGCGCCGAGGTGCTGGGGGCGCATGCGCAGCCGCTGACCATCACTGCGCTCGGCGGCAGCCCGGGTGGCACGGTCGAGGGCGAGGTGGTGCGCTTTGCCGACCTGGCCGCGCTGCAGGCCGCGCCGGAAGGCTCGCTGAAGGGCAAGATCGCCTTCGTCGACTACCAGATGACGGCATCGCGCGATGGCCGCGACTACGGCAACGGCGGCGCCGTGCGCAGCAAGGGCCCGTCCGAAGCCATCCGCAAGGGCGCGGTCGGCTTTGTCATGCGCTCGGCCGGCACCGACTCGCACCGCGTCCCGCACACCGGCATCACCCGCTTCGATGAAGGCCTGACCCCGGTCCCGTCGGCGGCGCTGTCGGTGCCCGATGCCAACCAGCTGGCGCGACTGGTCGCACGCGGCAGCACCCGCATCCGCCTGGCCCTGGATTGCGGCTGGAACGGCGAATACACCTCGCAGAACGTGATCGGCGAGATCACCGGGCGCACCCTGCCGAAGGAAGTGGTCGTGATCGGCGGTCACCTGGATTCCTGGGACCTGGGCACCGGCGCGATCGACGACGCCGCCGGCGTCGGCATCACCATGGCCGCCGGCCACCTGATCGGCAAGCTCAAGCAGGCGCCCAGGCGCACCATCCGCGTGATCGCCTTCGCCAACGAAGAGCAGGGCCTCCACGGTGGCAAGGCCTACGCCAATGCGCGCGCCGCGGCCGGCGAGGTCGCGCTGACCCAGATCGCCGCCGAGAGCGATTTCGGTGCCGGCCGGATCTATGCCTTCAACACCGGCTCGCCGAATCCGGCGGATTCGCGCGAGGCTACCCGGCAGATCGCCGAGGCCCTCAAGCCGCTGGGCATCGAGTACGCCCCCAACGACGGCGGCCCGGGCCCGGATGTGAGCCCGCTGGCGGCCAAGGGCGGCGCCTGGGCGTGGCTGGCGCAGGACGGCAGCGATTACTTCGACCTGCACCACACCGCCGATGACACCCTGGACAAGATCGATCCCGCGGCACTGGCGCAGAACGTGGCCGCCTACACCGTGTTCGCGTGGCTGGCGGCCGAGGCCGATGGCAACTTCGGCAGCGAGGCGAAGGACGTCACCCCGCCCTCGGAATGA
- the mscL gene encoding large-conductance mechanosensitive channel protein MscL, protein MSIISEFKEFAMRGNVIDLAVGVVIGAAFGKIVTSLVEKVIMPPIGWLIGNVDFSDLAWTLAPAKVAADGTEIPAVVIGYGDFINTVIQFLIVAFAIFMLVKVVNRLSRKKAAEPEAAPAPSEEVLLLREIRDNLRK, encoded by the coding sequence ATGAGCATCATCAGCGAGTTCAAGGAATTTGCCATGCGTGGCAACGTCATCGACCTGGCGGTCGGTGTGGTCATCGGCGCGGCGTTCGGCAAGATCGTCACCTCGCTGGTGGAGAAGGTGATCATGCCGCCGATCGGCTGGCTGATCGGCAACGTGGATTTCTCCGACCTGGCGTGGACCCTGGCCCCGGCCAAGGTGGCCGCCGACGGCACCGAAATCCCGGCGGTGGTGATCGGCTACGGCGACTTCATCAACACCGTCATCCAGTTCCTGATCGTGGCCTTCGCGATCTTCATGCTGGTCAAGGTGGTCAACCGCCTAAGCCGCAAGAAGGCCGCCGAGCCGGAGGCCGCACCGGCCCCGAGCGAGGAAGTGCTGCTGCTGCGCGAGATCCGCGACAACCTGCGCAAGTAA
- a CDS encoding autotransporter domain-containing protein: MAFRPTRSMLALALALAAAPALAQSPYSKTVFFGDSLTDSGHFRPVLVRLDPNATLVGRFTTNPGWIWAEHLAEYYGTNAQANGNGQGGDNYAVGGARAGVGTVGALGATPSMKTQAATYLAANGGKADANALYTVWGGANDLFAVQANPAQAQAIIGAAVTDQIGVVGTLANAGARYILVPNLPDIGLTPASRAGGAMAMAQGTALANAYNTALYGGLAQAGLKVIPLDTFTVLQEIVANPGVYGFSNVSGTACQPQVTAQSITCNPTTYVRPDAANTYVFADGVHPSTAAHKILGDYAVSVLEAPRLQQVVTNSLQNTGIARADQVSGHLSGAEQDGSYWWGNVRGDMQRYDHADLYDGMAPAGLFGMDWVRDGVVLGGFAGYGRMNADFGNSGGEFKHAETTLGLFAGWYGERAWINGQASYTWVDADIHRQVNLGPARRIHSGSVDGSNVTVALDAGYEFGAEGGLRHGPVAGVTWQKIKLDGYAESNPSATALEYDAQDVDSTVGRIGWQVRLDGAGVQPYAQLTLDHEFEKGGEATARLQTVPGIGSYAVPGLEFDRDYATVVLGARIPLGRFSTNIGLSTTTAQKDASDATLFATFGGSF; encoded by the coding sequence ATGGCTTTCCGTCCCACCCGTTCCATGCTCGCACTTGCCCTGGCCCTGGCGGCCGCCCCCGCCCTGGCCCAGTCCCCGTACTCCAAGACCGTGTTCTTCGGTGACAGCCTCACCGATTCGGGCCATTTCCGCCCGGTGCTGGTGCGGCTGGATCCCAATGCCACCCTGGTCGGCCGCTTCACCACCAACCCGGGCTGGATCTGGGCCGAGCACCTGGCCGAGTACTACGGCACCAATGCCCAGGCCAACGGCAACGGGCAGGGCGGTGACAACTACGCCGTGGGCGGCGCCCGTGCCGGCGTGGGCACGGTCGGCGCACTCGGTGCCACGCCGTCGATGAAGACCCAGGCCGCCACCTACCTGGCCGCCAATGGCGGCAAGGCCGACGCCAATGCCCTGTACACCGTGTGGGGCGGTGCCAACGACCTGTTCGCGGTGCAGGCCAATCCGGCCCAGGCCCAGGCGATCATCGGTGCGGCGGTGACCGACCAGATCGGTGTCGTCGGTACGCTGGCCAATGCCGGTGCCCGCTACATCCTGGTGCCGAACCTGCCGGACATCGGCCTGACCCCGGCCTCGCGCGCCGGCGGTGCGATGGCCATGGCGCAGGGCACCGCGCTGGCCAATGCCTACAACACCGCGCTGTACGGCGGCCTGGCGCAGGCCGGACTGAAGGTCATCCCGCTGGATACCTTCACCGTGCTGCAGGAAATCGTCGCCAATCCGGGCGTGTACGGCTTCAGCAATGTCTCCGGTACCGCCTGCCAGCCGCAGGTCACCGCGCAGTCGATCACCTGCAACCCGACCACCTACGTGCGTCCGGATGCAGCCAACACCTACGTGTTCGCCGATGGCGTGCACCCCAGCACCGCTGCGCACAAGATCCTGGGCGACTACGCGGTATCGGTGCTCGAGGCCCCGCGCCTGCAGCAGGTGGTCACCAACTCGCTGCAGAACACCGGTATCGCGCGTGCCGACCAGGTCAGCGGCCACCTGTCCGGTGCCGAACAGGACGGCAGCTACTGGTGGGGCAACGTGCGTGGCGACATGCAGCGCTACGACCATGCCGACCTGTACGACGGCATGGCCCCGGCCGGGCTGTTCGGCATGGACTGGGTGCGTGACGGCGTGGTGCTGGGCGGCTTTGCCGGCTACGGCCGCATGAATGCCGACTTCGGCAACAGCGGTGGCGAATTCAAGCATGCCGAGACCACCCTGGGCCTGTTCGCCGGCTGGTACGGCGAGCGCGCCTGGATCAACGGCCAGGCCAGCTATACCTGGGTGGACGCCGACATCCACCGCCAGGTCAACCTGGGTCCGGCCCGGCGCATCCACAGCGGCTCGGTGGACGGCAGCAACGTCACCGTCGCGCTCGATGCCGGCTACGAGTTCGGTGCCGAAGGCGGCCTGCGCCATGGCCCGGTAGCCGGCGTGACCTGGCAGAAGATCAAGCTCGACGGCTACGCCGAAAGCAACCCGTCGGCCACCGCGCTGGAATATGACGCCCAGGACGTGGATTCGACCGTCGGCCGCATCGGCTGGCAGGTGCGCCTGGACGGCGCAGGGGTGCAGCCGTACGCGCAGCTGACCCTCGACCACGAGTTCGAGAAGGGCGGCGAAGCCACCGCGCGCCTGCAGACCGTGCCGGGCATTGGCAGCTACGCAGTACCGGGCCTGGAGTTCGACCGTGACTACGCCACCGTGGTGCTGGGCGCACGCATCCCGCTGGGCCGCTTCAGCACCAACATCGGCCTGAGCACCACCACCGCACAGAAGGACGCGAGCGACGCCACGCTGTTTGCCACCTTCGGCGGCAGCTTCTGA
- a CDS encoding SLC13 family permease: MDTALTLTTDMKLVLGLVGFTMAMFLFERIRADVVALVVLVVLGLTGLIAPEEIFGGFSGNAVMSIIATTILGAGLDRTGALNRLASWLLRRSHGLEQRLLLMTTAIAGLNSSFMQNPSVMALYLPVASRLAGRTSLTLQRLLLPIAAAIVMGGALTMVGNSPLILLNDLLVSANNNLPSGMATIEPLRMFAPLPIGVALLVASLLYFRFRGDRLLREEEAQANDGVTPSRTDSYFSRTYGIEGDVFELTVTAESPLVGMTLGEAETMHDAPLLLALKTGNDTRLAPPAEMRIWVGSVLGVMGSRQQVADFAQNHFLRLSSRLKNLGDLFNPARAGISEAVVPPTSNVIGKSAAELRLRKERGMSLLAINRDNKVIREDVRNVKLRPGDMLVFHSIWTDLAQAAKSRDFVVVTDYPKGEQRPQKFKIAMVIFALTILLALSSKIPVALTLMTGVAGMLLTGVLRMDEAYASINWKTVFMMAGLIPLGWAMDSSGAAAWIAGHTIDKLPSGIPLWSLELALALLTTAFSLVISHVGATIVMVPVAVSLALAAGGNPTAFALIVALSASNNLMTPSNPIISMITGPANYQPRVLWRVGGPLSLIYTAVIVAVVNLMF; the protein is encoded by the coding sequence ATGGATACCGCGCTGACGCTGACCACTGACATGAAGCTCGTTCTCGGGCTGGTCGGCTTCACGATGGCGATGTTCCTGTTCGAGCGCATCCGCGCCGACGTGGTGGCACTGGTGGTGCTGGTGGTGCTGGGCCTGACCGGGCTGATCGCGCCGGAGGAAATCTTCGGCGGCTTCTCCGGCAACGCGGTGATGAGCATCATCGCCACCACCATCCTCGGCGCGGGCCTGGACCGCACCGGGGCGCTGAACCGGCTGGCCTCATGGCTGCTGCGACGTTCGCACGGGCTGGAGCAGCGCCTGCTGCTGATGACCACGGCCATCGCCGGGCTCAACTCCTCCTTCATGCAGAACCCGTCGGTGATGGCGCTGTACCTGCCGGTGGCCTCGCGCCTGGCCGGCCGCACCAGCCTGACCCTGCAGCGCCTGCTGCTGCCGATTGCCGCGGCCATCGTCATGGGTGGCGCGCTGACCATGGTCGGCAACTCGCCGCTGATCCTGCTAAACGACCTGCTGGTGTCGGCCAACAACAACCTGCCCTCGGGCATGGCCACGATCGAGCCGCTGCGCATGTTCGCCCCGCTGCCCATCGGCGTGGCCCTGCTGGTGGCCTCGCTGCTGTACTTCCGCTTCCGTGGCGATCGCCTGCTGCGCGAGGAGGAGGCCCAGGCCAACGACGGCGTCACGCCCTCGCGTACCGACAGCTACTTCTCCCGCACCTACGGCATCGAAGGCGACGTCTTCGAGCTGACCGTCACCGCCGAAAGCCCGCTGGTCGGCATGACCCTGGGCGAGGCGGAAACCATGCACGACGCGCCGTTGCTGCTGGCCCTGAAGACCGGCAACGACACCCGCCTGGCGCCGCCGGCGGAAATGCGCATCTGGGTCGGCAGCGTGCTCGGGGTGATGGGCAGCCGCCAGCAGGTGGCCGACTTCGCGCAGAACCACTTCCTGCGCCTTTCCTCGCGGCTGAAGAACCTGGGGGACCTGTTCAACCCGGCCCGCGCCGGCATTTCCGAGGCGGTGGTGCCGCCAACCTCCAACGTGATCGGCAAGAGCGCCGCCGAGCTGCGCTTGCGCAAGGAGCGCGGCATGAGCCTGCTGGCGATCAACCGCGACAACAAGGTGATCCGCGAGGACGTGCGCAACGTCAAGCTGCGTCCGGGCGACATGCTGGTCTTCCACAGCATCTGGACCGACCTGGCGCAGGCCGCCAAGAGCCGCGACTTCGTGGTGGTGACCGACTACCCCAAGGGCGAGCAGCGGCCGCAAAAGTTCAAGATCGCCATGGTGATCTTCGCCCTGACCATCCTGCTGGCGCTCTCGTCCAAGATCCCGGTGGCGCTGACCCTGATGACCGGCGTGGCCGGCATGCTGCTGACCGGCGTGCTGCGCATGGACGAGGCCTACGCCTCGATCAACTGGAAGACCGTTTTCATGATGGCCGGGCTGATCCCGCTGGGCTGGGCGATGGACTCCAGCGGCGCGGCGGCGTGGATCGCCGGCCACACCATCGACAAGCTGCCCAGCGGCATCCCGTTGTGGAGCCTGGAACTCGCGCTGGCGCTGCTGACCACGGCGTTTTCGCTGGTGATCAGCCATGTCGGCGCGACCATCGTGATGGTGCCCGTGGCGGTCAGCCTGGCGCTGGCCGCCGGTGGCAACCCGACAGCGTTTGCGCTGATCGTGGCGCTGTCGGCATCCAACAACCTGATGACGCCTTCCAACCCGATCATCTCGATGATCACCGGCCCGGCCAATTACCAGCCGCGCGTGCTGTGGCGCGTCGGCGGGCCCCTGTCGCTGATCTACACCGCGGTGATCGTGGCGGTGGTCAACCTGATGTTCTGA
- a CDS encoding response regulator transcription factor — protein MRILVIEDNRDIAANLGDYLEDRGHTVDFAADGITGLHLAVVHEFDAIVLDLNLPGMDGIEVCRKLRNEARKQTPVLMLTARDSLDNKLAGFDSGADDYLIKPFALQEVEVRLNALARRGKGMHTRVLETGDLEYNLDTLEVRRQGKLLQLNPTALKILQALMEASPAVVTRQELETRVWGEELPDSDSLRVHIHGLRAVVDKPFDVPMIQTRHGIGYRIAAPDA, from the coding sequence GTGCGCATACTCGTAATCGAAGACAACCGGGACATCGCCGCCAACCTGGGGGACTACCTCGAGGACCGCGGCCATACCGTGGACTTTGCCGCCGACGGCATCACCGGCCTGCACCTGGCCGTGGTCCACGAGTTCGACGCGATCGTGCTGGACCTCAACCTGCCCGGCATGGACGGCATCGAGGTCTGCCGCAAGCTGCGCAACGAAGCGCGCAAGCAGACCCCGGTACTGATGCTCACCGCCCGTGATTCGCTGGACAACAAACTGGCCGGCTTTGATTCCGGCGCCGACGACTACCTGATCAAGCCGTTCGCGCTGCAGGAAGTCGAGGTCCGGCTCAACGCCCTGGCCCGTCGAGGCAAGGGCATGCATACCCGGGTGCTGGAGACCGGTGACCTGGAATACAACCTGGACACCCTCGAGGTCCGGCGCCAGGGCAAGCTGCTGCAGCTCAACCCGACCGCGCTGAAGATCCTGCAGGCATTGATGGAGGCATCCCCGGCGGTGGTTACCCGCCAGGAGCTGGAAACCCGCGTCTGGGGCGAGGAGCTGCCCGATTCGGACTCGCTGCGCGTCCACATCCACGGCCTGCGCGCGGTGGTGGACAAGCCCTTCGACGTACCCATGATCCAGACGCGCCATGGCATTGGATACCGCATCGCCGCACCCGATGCCTGA
- a CDS encoding thiazole synthase, whose translation MNTPAPNDALVIAGKTYSSRLLTGTGKFKDLEETRLATEAAGAQIVTVAIRRTNIGQNPGEPNLLDVLPPERFTILPNTAGCYTAEDAVRTCRLARELLDGHNLTKLEVLGDQKTLYPDVLQTLKAAEILVKDGFDVMVYTSDDPILAKRLEEIGCAAVMPLAAPIGSGLGIQNKYNLIEIIESAKVPIIVDAGVGTASDAAIAMELGCDGVLMNTAIAGARNPVLMASAMRKAVEAGREAFLAGRIPRKRYASASSPVDGLIG comes from the coding sequence ATGAACACTCCTGCCCCCAACGACGCGCTGGTCATCGCCGGCAAGACCTATTCGTCCCGGCTGCTGACCGGCACCGGCAAGTTCAAGGACCTGGAAGAAACCCGCCTGGCTACCGAGGCCGCCGGCGCGCAGATCGTCACCGTGGCGATCCGCCGCACCAACATCGGCCAGAACCCGGGCGAGCCCAACCTGCTGGACGTGCTGCCGCCGGAGCGCTTCACCATCCTGCCCAACACCGCCGGCTGCTACACCGCCGAGGACGCGGTGCGCACCTGCCGCCTGGCGCGTGAGCTGCTCGACGGCCACAACCTGACCAAGCTCGAGGTGCTGGGCGACCAGAAGACCCTGTATCCGGACGTGCTGCAGACCCTCAAGGCCGCCGAGATCCTGGTCAAGGATGGCTTCGACGTCATGGTCTACACCTCCGATGACCCGATCCTGGCCAAGCGCCTGGAGGAAATCGGCTGCGCTGCGGTGATGCCGCTGGCTGCGCCGATCGGCTCGGGCCTTGGCATCCAGAACAAGTACAACCTGATCGAGATCATCGAAAGCGCCAAGGTGCCGATCATCGTCGACGCCGGCGTCGGCACCGCGTCGGATGCCGCGATCGCGATGGAACTCGGCTGCGACGGCGTACTGATGAACACCGCCATCGCCGGCGCACGCAATCCGGTGCTGATGGCCAGCGCCATGCGCAAGGCCGTGGAAGCCGGCCGCGAGGCGTTCCTGGCCGGCCGCATCCCGCGCAAGCGCTACGCCAGCGCCTCCTCGCCGGTGGATGGACTGATCGGCTGA
- a CDS encoding fumarylacetoacetate hydrolase family protein — translation MTDLIPTPAIPRIPVAGGGTFPVRRIYCVGRNFADHAREMGASAPASAAERGRPMLFMKPADAIVVGHDDQIPYPPATADLHHEVELVVAIGRDAPAGELPVETAGSLVLAYGVGLDLTRRDLQAAAKAKGGPWDIAKGFDHSAPVSALVPAAEVGDLAALNLSLEVNGEVRQQALLDQMIWNVPEILHELSKLFALRAGDLVFMGTPAGVSALRPGDRFSARLENVAERHGSIAG, via the coding sequence ATGACCGACCTGATTCCCACCCCCGCCATCCCCCGGATCCCGGTGGCGGGCGGCGGCACCTTCCCGGTACGCCGCATCTACTGCGTTGGCCGCAACTTCGCCGACCATGCCCGCGAGATGGGTGCCAGCGCCCCGGCCTCGGCCGCCGAACGCGGCCGCCCGATGTTATTCATGAAGCCGGCCGACGCCATCGTCGTCGGCCATGACGACCAGATCCCCTACCCACCCGCCACCGCCGACCTGCACCACGAGGTCGAGCTGGTCGTGGCGATCGGCCGCGACGCGCCGGCCGGCGAGCTGCCAGTGGAGACCGCCGGATCGCTGGTGCTGGCCTACGGCGTGGGCCTGGACCTGACCCGCCGCGACCTGCAGGCCGCGGCCAAGGCCAAGGGGGGTCCGTGGGACATCGCCAAGGGCTTCGACCATTCCGCGCCGGTCAGCGCGCTGGTGCCGGCCGCCGAAGTTGGGGACCTGGCCGCGCTGAACCTGTCACTGGAAGTCAACGGCGAAGTGCGCCAGCAGGCGCTGCTGGACCAGATGATCTGGAACGTGCCGGAGATCCTGCACGAGCTTTCTAAGCTGTTCGCCCTGCGCGCCGGCGACCTGGTGTTCATGGGCACGCCGGCCGGCGTGTCCGCGCTCAGGCCCGGCGACCGCTTCAGCGCGCGCCTGGAAAACGTCGCCGAACGCCACGGCAGCATCGCCGGCTGA